TGGTGGCTCTGCGAACAGGAGCCGAACATCGTGCAATAGATAGCCATACAGGCGGCGGGACTTCCTGGGGCCTGTGACATCGCACGTCCAGATGTTCAGGCCCCTGGGCTTTTTGCGATGCAGTTGCAGGCGCTCGAAGCGCTTTTGTACCCATTGCCAATCCTGCTGGTTCTCCTGCTTGGCGAGAGTCCCGACCTGGGGGTGTTCTTGTGCGTAGCGTTGGAATACCCCGGGGCTGACCAGGTAGGCCGTGTCGCCCACCGTATGCACGAGCGCCTTCGCGTCGTTGATGACCAGCCGGCGGGTAGCGATACCTTGTTTCAGCCACGCCATGAAGTGCTCGCCCGATGGCTGCGCCGACGAGGACGTGGGCACCGGCGCTGATGACGGCACGGGCACCATCGAGGTTGGCGGTGGCGTTTGAGGGCCAGCGGCGGGTGCGTCGCCCGAGACGGCTTCCGCATCCTGTTGGGGAACAAGCAAATCGCCGATTCCTACCATCGCCAGCAGGTCCTCCATGACATCGGGTGCGGCTTGTGCGGCAGGCAAGTGAACCGGAGTCGCGGCGTCGACGCCCTCCCATGGAAGGGACTCTTGATCGTCGGTGGCTGGCTTTGCCGTCATTGCCGGCGAGGGCACCAAGGCATCGGCATTGTTGGGTGCCGGTGTCCCGTCGATTGCCACTGCCCCTGCGAAGGGCGCTGGCCGCTCTCCAGACTCCCAAATCAGCGCGGGAGCGAGACGCAGCAGGGTGAATGAGTGGGACCAGCCAGTCGTGCTGGTCACGGTCGCGCGCCAGACCGCCTTGCCGTCCGGCGTCGGTTGCAACATGCCGTGATCCTGCAGCACGTTGAAGACGGCGGTGTTGCTCGCGGGGATGCCGTCGACGCCTAGTGACAGCAGGTGCGCACGCAGCTTGTCCGAGACCGTCTTGCTTACCAGCCACAAGGCATCCTCGGTGATCCAGCCATCGGAGGCTTCCGGCTGGTTCAGCTTCAACTGTTCCTTGAGCAGGTAGCGCAGCCCGTCGAGCAACTTGCGCTGCAGCGCATGCTTGTGTGCAGCCATGGCGCGGGCCGGATCGCCGCCCAGTTCCTGGGCCACCGAAGCCCGGTCGGCCTGCACGACAAGTTCGCCCAGCACGCCGGCGCGCTCGTACTGGCCGGCCAGGACGTAGAGCAGCGGTCCCCACAGGTCGGGATAGCCACTGAGCCAGTCCAGGGCATCACGGTCGAGCAGTTGACGGTAGAGTAAACCTGTCGCGGCGCTGTGGAGCCGATATTCCCGATCGTCGCGGTAGCGGAAGCGGTATGGCTGGTGCAGCGGGCCGTGCCAGGGGTGCCACAGCGAGCCGTCGGACAGTTCGACGTGCAGATCGACGGCGATCTTGCCGATGTCGTGCAGCAGCGCGGCATAAGCGACTGCGGCAGTCCAGGCTTCAGACTGCGCCGCCTGGTCTTCGGGACTGCCGCCAATGGGCAGCAGATGGGACTGCCGCAGCTTGAGCGCATAGGCGACGATCTCCAACCCGTGATCCAGCATGCCGCCGGGGTAAGCGTGGTGATGGCTTTCCGATGCGGGGAATTGTTGGACCAACTCGGCGTAGTGCTCCAGCGGCGTGCGGTATAGGGTGGCGAACTGCCGCCGCGACAGCGACGTGCGCTGCCAGATGTGTTCCAGCAGCTTCTGCCGGCGCGGTGTTGCCAGCAGCGATGCGGCCGATTCGGGCCGCAGCAACCCTTTCGGGAGGTCGGTGGCGGGCGCTGGCGACGGGGCAGCGACCGGGGGCCGTTTTCGCTGGAACAGGGAGAGCATGCGGGTGTCCTCTGGGGGGCCGGCCGGGAGGCCTTTTCGCCTTTTCGAGGTAGGGCCTTTCCCCTTGCACCCCATTCCCTTGCCGTTTCGGCCCTTTGGCCTTTAACCGTTTCGGTATAGCCGGGCCTGGGTTGCGTCTCCAGCGTCAATGTGGAACCCGCACGAATGGATTGGACGGAGACCTGGCGCTGGCCCCTGCCTATGCTGCGGGGACGCTACCCCCGGCAGGTAGGCTCTCGCTCAGGCGACTAAGTTGACAAATGCGACAAGGGCGACTAGAGTGAATCCTGTCTCAAACCTGCTTGGGAGATGACCATGCCCACCGCCATTGAATTCATTGCCGATCGTCTGCCGCGCGTCACCGTGGAGGACGTGCGCCGTTTCGCGGATACCGTTGAAATCCGGGATGCGCCGGCTTTCGCGGCCGAGTTGCAGGCGTTCATTCACGAGCGCGTGGAGGCGGTAAAACTGCCAGCCAACCTCGAAGGCGAAACGGTGGAGCAGGCCCTGGCGCGCAAGGCGGCCGCGCTGCGCACCGAAACGCGCTGGACCCCGACTGAAACCGACGTCCAGCGAGGCCGCGCCGTGTTGCTGGAATCCTTCAACCAGCCGCACAACCTGCCGATCCCCGAGTACGCCAAGCTGGCGGACAAGTCGCGCCAGCAGATCTACAAGGACATCCTCGCGCGCCGGCTGCTGGCGCTGAATGTGGGGCCGCGCGGCCAGAAGCTGCCCGACTGGCAGCTCGACCCGGTGAAGCAGCAGTTGACCCAAACCGTGCTTCAAGAGGTCGAGGGCATCGACCACTGGACGATCTACCGCGCACTATCCGAACCGCTCGAAGGCTTGGGCGGACGCTCGCCGGTGGATGCGGTGACGCATGGCACAATCGATGACGTGGCCGAAGCGGTGTTCAACGTGCTGGGCGTCCAGGTGCATTGAGGCAAGACCGCCATGAGCCGCGAACTGCCCTTGTTCTTGATCGATGCGGGTGAACTGCTCCAGCATGTGAGCCGCGTCGTCTATCGGGGCAGCCCGCTGTACTATGGCCGCAGCGGCACCAATCGCTACGACGACCCGGCGCGGACCTACGGCGTGCTCTACCTGGGCCGCGACCTGTCCACGGCGCTGATGGAGTCGGTGTTTCACAAGCACCAGTGGCTGGCGGACGAGAAGCGCTCGATTGCGCTGAAGGAAGTCGAGAGCCGGCTCGTGCGGGCCGTGGGGGTCCTGGACGACGTGCGCTTGGCCGATCTCACGGCCGAGGGTGTCATGGCGGGTTACTTCGGCCTGAACCTGGAACAGTTGGCCAGCCGCGACTACACGCACACGCAGCAGGTGTCCGCCCAGGTGCATGCGATGCTCGGCGATGATGGCCAGCCGCTGTTCGACGGGGTGCTCTATCCGTCGCGCAACAACTATCCCGCCAAGAGCATCGCCCTGTTCGAGCGTGCGGCAGCAAGAGTCGGCGTTGTCGATGACATCGACCTGGTGGACCATGTGGACTGGCCGCGCTTCGTTGCCACGTATCGCGTCGGCGTGGAGCCTGATCCCGGGCCGGTGGAACCGGATGACGAAGCGTCCTGAAGCGGCAAGAGAGCACATTGAAGCCCCAAACAGAATGAAATGGACCAAACTGGAATAGGCATCCCTCTGTAGCAGGAGACGACCATGAACACCACGACCCGCATCAGCACCGCAGAACGCCTCGGCCGCACCTTTGGCCGCGGATGGCGCGCCTACGCGCGCGGCGAACGTCGGGCGTCGAACTGGTTGGTGTCCAAGGGGGTGCCGGCGGCCGTTGCCACCGCGCTCGTGTGGGTGGTCAAGCTGTCTGTGGTGGGATTGCTGCTCTACGTTGCTTTTTGGTTCGCACTCGTGTTGTTGGGCGTCGTGGCGGCGGCGTGGGCTGCTGCTGCCAATACCTCTGACGAGGACGAGTGGCCTTTCACCGATCTCACAGAACTGCGCAAGACACCGGGCTACGATCCCAATCTGTACAACGATACGTCGCACGAGTTGTACACCGACGACTGACGGACTCCGGGCTACTTCAGCTTGCCTCCCGTGAGTGCCCCAGCCCCCTTGCCCCCGGCTTGGCCGGCGCTCTTGCTGCCGTCCGACAACCCCTGAATGGCATGTCCCGCCCGAATTCCAACCCAGGTCAGGCTTGCCAGCCAGAATCCTGGCAGCACCAGGAACATCGTGCCCGCGACGAACATCAAGAGCATGTCGCCGAACGCATTGTTCAGCCCCACCAGCGGGTCGAAGTTCGTGTGTGGCCGGTTCCAGCCAAAGCCCCAGCCATAGAGCGCATCGAGGATAGTGCTGTCGATCCAGCGAGCGAGCTGGAACCAGAAATCCACGAAGAACAGCGCGAATTGCACGACGCTGACCGTGACGACCGTCTTCAGGTCATAGGTGCCCACGACCAGCACGAGCGGGATGCAGATGACCAGCGCCATCTTGAGCAAGGCGAGGACCATGGGTAGAGACTGTCTCACGACGTCCATGGCGGGAAACGCGGCAATCGCGCCGACGGCCATCCCAACGTCTCCCGTGGCCCGTGTCACGATGTTCGGCAAGGTCTTGTCGATCTGGCCTCCGTAGTCCGTATAGACGCTGCCCTGGTTCAACTTCTGCTGCCGCGGTGACGCGATGGCTCGGATCACCGAGTCGTCCACCTCGGCCCGGCTCAGGAACCCGGCCCAGCCCGCCAGGCGACTCAACAGGCTCGGGTCCACCTGACCCAGCAGGCGTGCCCGCAGGCCGTTACTTCCATCGCTCCACCACTGGCGGCAGGTCGGGTAGCCGCCACCGCTGGCCACCTGCGCAAGCCCTGCGTCGCGGGTGCTGTCATAGGGCCAGTCCTCGCGTGGGGTGCTGGAACGGTATGTGTCGTAGTAGCCGTTCGTGTCGGTGAAGAACCGCGATCCGATCCAGGTCACGTCGTGCATCTGCTGCTCATCGAGCTGAGGGCGCTGCATGAACAATTTGGCCCGTGCAGGCCCATAGCAATCCCGCGAGAAATCCGCTACTTCCTGAGCCAGCACCGGGTCATCGATGCGCGTAGCGTCGATCTCCATGCGCATCTGCCGCAGGTCCGTGCCGCACGGGATCGCTGCCACCGAAGCGCCCGTGACGGCGCGCGAGAGCGCGTGCATGAACGCCCACCACACCGGCACCTTCGCCGACTGGTTGTTGATGGTGCTGAAGGACTGCGACCAGCCGGTATCCCCGGGCTGCGCCACGCTGACCTGGCACTGGGCCGAGCGCGAGCTGTCGTACTGGATGGTGTTCAGGTCCACGTCGATGAACGGAATGCCGGCGAACATCACCACCACGATGGCGACGAAGACCCGGTTCTCGATGCGGGCGGCGCTCAGCACGCCTTTGTTGCCCTCGTCGGCGCCTTCCGCACGGGCCTTCAACCACTCCTGCACGATGATGGCGACGAAAGGCAGCGCGAATACCCCGCTGGATACGAGGACCGCCCAGATGCCGTTGTTGACGATCCAGGACACGAGGGTTAGGTAGTACTCCAGGTAGTCGGTCGTGAAAAGCGTCATGGCCTCGATCCCCTCAAGCGGCCTGCATCAACAGGCTGGCTTCCAGCGCCACGATGGCAACAATGCCGGCGACCTCAGCGCGAATCAGCCGGCGTCGGGCCAGCGTGCTGTCCTCGCGCGCCAGCAGCCGCCGCCGCATCCAGACCCAGCCGCAGGCCGTCGCCCCGTACAGGAACAACCGCCACACGAAGAAGTAGCCCGATGCGGCCGCGAGCCACCGCTCCCAGCCGGCCACGCTGCCAACGAGATAGATGCCGGCGATGTTGGCGCCCACCGCAGCGGCGACGATCACGGCCGCCCACAGCAGTGCTTTCGCCGCACGCCGGCTGATGAGCCAGCGCAAGGGGCGCCAGGCCATGCGCTCCGCGCTCATGGCCGGCCTCCCGGATTGCCCTTCTGCAACTGGTCGAGGCGGTCGGGCACCGGATCGCCCTCATAGATGCCGCGCGAGCCTGCCGCGCGCGTGCCATGGCGCTGGATGATGGCCATCGGCGAGTTGTTCGCCAGCTCGCGCCGCAGTTCAAGTTCGGTCTTGAGGTTGCGGATCTCCCGGTCGAGCGTGTCGCTCTCGTGGTTCACGGCCTCGACTGCCAACTCGTTGGCTGCCACGTTGGGCTCTTTCTTGCCGGTGAGCAGCGTGCGCTGGAGCAGCAGTGCCTTCTCCAGCACCGACGAAAGCGCCACCTCGGACGCGAGGCGCCGCGCCAGCAGGTCCTGGTCCGGCTCGTCGCGCAGCGCCTCGATGACGCCGCGCGTGATCGGCAGCGACGTGCTGCCGGCCTCGCGCAAGTTCTCGAAGGTGGTGTTGCGCACGCCGGAAACCAGTTCCTGCAAGACTTCCAGCTTGGCTTCGTACTCCTCCTGGATCAGCGGCGTCAGCCCGACGCCGGGCACCGTCTCGGTCTTGGTGCAGGAATCGCACGTGCGCTGCACCTGTTCCCCGAGGACCCGGGTGGCCCATTCGGTCGCCTGCTGCGGCGACGTCCAGGTCTGGCAGGACAGGCTCGCGCAACTGGTGGACGCGATGGAGGATGTGTCCGTCACGCCGCGCCCGTTGACCAGGTTGTAGCCCGCGCGGGTGACGTCGCCGACCACGCGGATGGCGGACTGGCCTGCGCCACCGGCATTGCTGCCGCCCACCCAGGGAAGGCCGTCGTTGCCGCGGCGCGTCTCGGCCTGCTCGACGGCCGACACGGCATCGTTGCTGCCAACCGCGTCACGCAAGGCCATGCCTTCGGCCATCTGGCTCCAGCCAAGCTGGCCACCCGCAGTCTCGGCCATCTTCTCCGCCATGGCGCGGCACGTCAGCTTGGAGCGGTCGAAGTCCAGCCGCGCCTGCAGCACGCCGTTGGTCAGCAGGTTGTACAGGCCCGGATCGGCGCGCTGAATGATCAGCGCCGGCAGCGATGCAACCGCGCTGGTCGCGCTCTGGATCACGTTGCTCATGATCTGCTGAAAGCCGTTCGTGATGCCGTTGAGCTGATTGCGCAGCGTGGTCTGGATGCTCATGTCGCCGCAGATCAGGTTGCTGTTCCACCCCACGCCGACCCCGATGGAGCGCATGCCGGCCGCGCGGCCCATGGACACCGCACTGCCACCGCCGATCGAGTACATGACGTCATCGCCGAGGACGGGGCCGCTGTTCTGGTATCCGACCTGCGCCCACGCCAGGCCGCAGACCAGAGCGAGCGGGCCGGCCAGCGCCTTCGGGCGCAGCAGGCGGCACGCCTTGGCGGAAAGGTTCATCGATTCAGGACGCTTCAT
The DNA window shown above is from Aerosticca soli and carries:
- the mobH gene encoding MobH family relaxase: MLSLFQRKRPPVAAPSPAPATDLPKGLLRPESAASLLATPRRQKLLEHIWQRTSLSRRQFATLYRTPLEHYAELVQQFPASESHHHAYPGGMLDHGLEIVAYALKLRQSHLLPIGGSPEDQAAQSEAWTAAVAYAALLHDIGKIAVDLHVELSDGSLWHPWHGPLHQPYRFRYRDDREYRLHSAATGLLYRQLLDRDALDWLSGYPDLWGPLLYVLAGQYERAGVLGELVVQADRASVAQELGGDPARAMAAHKHALQRKLLDGLRYLLKEQLKLNQPEASDGWITEDALWLVSKTVSDKLRAHLLSLGVDGIPASNTAVFNVLQDHGMLQPTPDGKAVWRATVTSTTGWSHSFTLLRLAPALIWESGERPAPFAGAVAIDGTPAPNNADALVPSPAMTAKPATDDQESLPWEGVDAATPVHLPAAQAAPDVMEDLLAMVGIGDLLVPQQDAEAVSGDAPAAGPQTPPPTSMVPVPSSAPVPTSSSAQPSGEHFMAWLKQGIATRRLVINDAKALVHTVGDTAYLVSPGVFQRYAQEHPQVGTLAKQENQQDWQWVQKRFERLQLHRKKPRGLNIWTCDVTGPRKSRRLYGYLLHDVRLLFAEPPPNNPYLSLLA
- a CDS encoding RES family NAD+ phosphorylase, producing MSRELPLFLIDAGELLQHVSRVVYRGSPLYYGRSGTNRYDDPARTYGVLYLGRDLSTALMESVFHKHQWLADEKRSIALKEVESRLVRAVGVLDDVRLADLTAEGVMAGYFGLNLEQLASRDYTHTQQVSAQVHAMLGDDGQPLFDGVLYPSRNNYPAKSIALFERAAARVGVVDDIDLVDHVDWPRFVATYRVGVEPDPGPVEPDDEAS
- a CDS encoding DUF3742 family protein — protein: MNTTTRISTAERLGRTFGRGWRAYARGERRASNWLVSKGVPAAVATALVWVVKLSVVGLLLYVAFWFALVLLGVVAAAWAAAANTSDEDEWPFTDLTELRKTPGYDPNLYNDTSHELYTDD
- a CDS encoding conjugal transfer protein TraG N-terminal domain-containing protein; protein product: MTLFTTDYLEYYLTLVSWIVNNGIWAVLVSSGVFALPFVAIIVQEWLKARAEGADEGNKGVLSAARIENRVFVAIVVVMFAGIPFIDVDLNTIQYDSSRSAQCQVSVAQPGDTGWSQSFSTINNQSAKVPVWWAFMHALSRAVTGASVAAIPCGTDLRQMRMEIDATRIDDPVLAQEVADFSRDCYGPARAKLFMQRPQLDEQQMHDVTWIGSRFFTDTNGYYDTYRSSTPREDWPYDSTRDAGLAQVASGGGYPTCRQWWSDGSNGLRARLLGQVDPSLLSRLAGWAGFLSRAEVDDSVIRAIASPRQQKLNQGSVYTDYGGQIDKTLPNIVTRATGDVGMAVGAIAAFPAMDVVRQSLPMVLALLKMALVICIPLVLVVGTYDLKTVVTVSVVQFALFFVDFWFQLARWIDSTILDALYGWGFGWNRPHTNFDPLVGLNNAFGDMLLMFVAGTMFLVLPGFWLASLTWVGIRAGHAIQGLSDGSKSAGQAGGKGAGALTGGKLK
- a CDS encoding integrating conjugative element protein, with the protein product MKRPESMNLSAKACRLLRPKALAGPLALVCGLAWAQVGYQNSGPVLGDDVMYSIGGGSAVSMGRAAGMRSIGVGVGWNSNLICGDMSIQTTLRNQLNGITNGFQQIMSNVIQSATSAVASLPALIIQRADPGLYNLLTNGVLQARLDFDRSKLTCRAMAEKMAETAGGQLGWSQMAEGMALRDAVGSNDAVSAVEQAETRRGNDGLPWVGGSNAGGAGQSAIRVVGDVTRAGYNLVNGRGVTDTSSIASTSCASLSCQTWTSPQQATEWATRVLGEQVQRTCDSCTKTETVPGVGLTPLIQEEYEAKLEVLQELVSGVRNTTFENLREAGSTSLPITRGVIEALRDEPDQDLLARRLASEVALSSVLEKALLLQRTLLTGKKEPNVAANELAVEAVNHESDTLDREIRNLKTELELRRELANNSPMAIIQRHGTRAAGSRGIYEGDPVPDRLDQLQKGNPGGRP